In the Ramlibacter tataouinensis TTB310 genome, one interval contains:
- the xdhA gene encoding xanthine dehydrogenase small subunit yields MEARTIRFIRRGEVVSAGNVPPDRTLLELLREDLGATGTKEGCGEGDCGACTVVVAEPAEPQASHGPGGLRYKAINSCIRLAHSVDGLALWTVEDLQAADGTLHPAQEALVRCHGSQCGFCTPGFVMSLFGMYQNHVCQGRPVTRELAQAELSGNLCRCTGYRPILDAAQQMAQLPAVRVDEQRLAAQLQAIHPAAVEDTASAGAAYWSPERLDSLLSLRAAHPQAQLVAGCTDVGLWVTKRHLRFGQVLDLTRVEELRRIARVADGGLAIGAAVTLTDAFAALVAQRPQLKAFGERFAGLPVRNSGTLGGNIANGSPIGDSMPLLIALGARLVLASRRGERELALEDFYTGYRQTVLAPDEVVARILVPVPAAGEFLRAYKISKRFDDDISAVCLVVRLVLDAHNTIRQVGIGAGGVAATPARARRTEALLLDKGWTEQAALEAAASLRAEFQPISDMRASADYRRQVLGNLMRRLWLESQGQAGINLESLRLQEVTG; encoded by the coding sequence ATGGAAGCCAGAACGATTCGATTCATCCGCCGCGGCGAGGTGGTGTCGGCGGGCAATGTACCACCCGACCGCACCCTGCTGGAGCTGCTGCGCGAGGACCTGGGCGCCACCGGCACCAAGGAAGGCTGCGGCGAAGGCGACTGCGGCGCCTGCACCGTGGTGGTGGCCGAGCCCGCCGAGCCGCAGGCGAGCCACGGTCCCGGGGGCCTGCGCTACAAGGCCATCAACAGCTGCATCCGCCTGGCCCATTCGGTGGACGGCCTGGCGCTGTGGACGGTGGAGGACCTGCAGGCGGCCGACGGCACGCTGCATCCGGCGCAGGAGGCCCTGGTGCGCTGCCATGGCTCGCAGTGCGGCTTCTGCACGCCCGGCTTCGTGATGAGCCTGTTCGGCATGTACCAGAACCATGTCTGCCAGGGCCGCCCGGTCACCCGCGAGCTGGCCCAGGCCGAGCTGTCGGGCAACCTGTGCCGCTGCACCGGCTACCGGCCCATCCTGGACGCGGCCCAGCAGATGGCGCAGCTGCCGGCAGTGCGGGTGGACGAACAGCGGCTGGCCGCGCAACTGCAGGCCATCCACCCGGCGGCTGTCGAGGATACGGCTTCAGCCGGTGCCGCGTACTGGAGCCCCGAGCGGCTCGACAGCCTGCTTTCGCTGCGCGCCGCCCATCCCCAGGCCCAGCTGGTGGCCGGCTGCACCGACGTGGGCCTGTGGGTGACCAAGCGGCACCTGCGGTTCGGCCAGGTACTGGACCTCACCCGGGTGGAGGAACTGCGCCGCATCGCCCGCGTGGCGGACGGCGGCCTGGCCATCGGCGCGGCCGTCACGCTCACCGACGCCTTTGCCGCGCTGGTCGCCCAGCGGCCGCAGCTCAAGGCCTTCGGCGAGCGCTTCGCAGGCCTGCCGGTGCGCAATTCCGGCACCCTGGGCGGCAACATCGCCAACGGCTCGCCCATCGGCGATTCGATGCCGCTGCTGATCGCGCTGGGCGCCCGCCTGGTCCTGGCCAGCAGGCGCGGCGAGCGCGAGCTGGCATTGGAGGACTTCTACACCGGCTACCGGCAGACCGTGCTGGCGCCGGACGAGGTGGTCGCGCGCATCCTTGTGCCTGTGCCGGCGGCCGGCGAATTCCTGCGCGCCTACAAGATCAGCAAGCGCTTCGACGACGACATCTCGGCCGTGTGCCTGGTGGTGCGGCTGGTGCTCGACGCGCACAACACCATCAGGCAGGTGGGCATAGGCGCCGGCGGCGTGGCCGCCACCCCGGCGCGCGCCCGGCGCACCGAAGCCCTGCTGCTGGACAAGGGCTGGACCGAGCAGGCGGCCCTGGAAGCCGCGGCCAGCCTGCGCGCGGAGTTCCAGCCCATCAGCGACATGCGCGCCTCGGCGGACTACCGCCGGCAGGTGCTGGGCAACCTGATGCGGCGCCTCTGGCTGGAGAGCCAGGGCCAGGCCGGCATCAACCTGGAGAGCCTGCGGCTGCAGGAGGTCACCGGATGA
- a CDS encoding DUF3014 domain-containing protein, whose protein sequence is MTAYDELTFRPPAHQPGLHPHDRRTWTWVLVLGLLVAVPALLWLLRPVIGPAPQPPQAAEAPAEPPGTEAGSPTLPDTAIRYPLPAAPSAPPRDFAAALRELLGRRGLAFLQAGDLPSRFVATVDSLGREHAAPASWPVLPTPGRFSPAPAEGQAVIAQGNAERYAPFVAWIESLDVERTVGLYRAAYPLFQQAYRELGFGDRHFNDRLVEVIDLLLASPEPVEPIGVQLTEVKGPLEPERPWVRYEFTDARLQALPAGQKIMVRMGTDHQQRLKDKLGAFRRALVAGSAEQGVSR, encoded by the coding sequence ATGACCGCCTACGACGAACTGACGTTCAGGCCGCCCGCACACCAGCCTGGGCTGCACCCCCATGACCGCCGCACCTGGACCTGGGTGCTGGTGCTGGGCCTGCTGGTGGCTGTGCCAGCCCTGCTCTGGCTGCTGCGGCCCGTGATCGGCCCGGCGCCGCAGCCCCCGCAGGCGGCGGAGGCGCCCGCCGAGCCGCCGGGCACCGAGGCCGGCAGCCCGACGCTGCCGGACACGGCGATCCGCTACCCCTTGCCCGCCGCGCCTTCGGCGCCGCCGCGGGACTTCGCCGCCGCGCTGCGCGAGCTGCTGGGCCGCCGGGGCCTGGCCTTCCTGCAGGCGGGCGACCTGCCGAGCCGCTTCGTCGCCACCGTCGACAGCCTGGGCCGCGAGCATGCCGCGCCGGCCAGCTGGCCCGTGCTGCCCACGCCCGGGCGGTTCAGCCCCGCGCCGGCCGAAGGCCAGGCCGTGATCGCGCAGGGCAACGCCGAGCGCTACGCACCCTTCGTGGCCTGGATCGAGTCGCTCGACGTGGAGCGCACCGTCGGGCTCTACCGCGCGGCCTACCCCTTGTTCCAGCAGGCCTACCGCGAGCTGGGTTTCGGCGACCGCCACTTCAACGACCGGCTGGTCGAGGTGATCGACCTGCTGCTGGCCTCGCCGGAGCCGGTGGAGCCCATCGGCGTGCAGCTGACCGAGGTGAAAGGCCCGCTGGAGCCGGAGCGCCCCTGGGTCCGCTACGAGTTCACCGACGCGCGCCTGCAGGCGCTGCCGGCCGGGCAGAAGATCATGGTGCGGATGGGCACGGACCACCAGCAGCGGCTCAAGGACAAGCTGGGCGCCTTCCGCCGCGCCCTGGTGGCCGGCAGCGCCGAACAGGGCGTATCGCGCTGA
- a CDS encoding alpha/beta hydrolase family protein, with the protein MSAPPLQLAAIDVKPGAALESQSGLALLRPRIWGAWMQPPGPRKVAAIVMHPTSNFMGHYLIEPLAARGVACMGLNTRYAGNDTLLLMERAIQDLGAGVRFLQAQGYDKVVLVGNSGGAALAALYQAQAERLDIETLPDGDPAGLVPSDLPPVAGIALCGAHEGRSRLMRRWIDPSVTDEHDPLSRDPALDMYEPANGPPYGADFLARFEAAQRSRLERIDQWVGDRLARLRSLREPGSPRDQTFLIHRTHADPRCLDLSLDTNDRDVGSVWGAGAAGARAVNYAASQMGRITSLTAFLSQWSPRSRADGPANLARTSVPLLLFTYTADRSTFPSTRDAWLAAGGDRIRNVDVKGGNHYLAGQPQLVAQVADEMAAWMLAR; encoded by the coding sequence ATGTCCGCGCCCCCGCTCCAACTCGCCGCCATCGACGTCAAGCCCGGCGCCGCCCTGGAGAGCCAGTCCGGCCTGGCGCTGCTGCGGCCGCGCATCTGGGGCGCCTGGATGCAGCCGCCCGGGCCCCGGAAGGTGGCGGCCATCGTGATGCACCCCACCAGCAACTTCATGGGGCATTACCTGATCGAGCCGCTGGCCGCGCGCGGCGTCGCCTGCATGGGCCTGAACACGCGTTATGCCGGCAACGACACCCTGCTGCTGATGGAGCGGGCCATCCAGGACCTGGGCGCCGGCGTCAGGTTCCTGCAGGCGCAGGGCTACGACAAGGTGGTGCTGGTCGGCAACTCGGGCGGCGCGGCCCTGGCCGCGCTGTACCAGGCCCAGGCCGAGCGGCTGGACATCGAGACCCTGCCGGACGGCGACCCGGCCGGCCTAGTGCCCTCGGACCTGCCGCCGGTGGCGGGCATCGCCCTGTGCGGCGCGCACGAGGGCCGCTCGCGCCTGATGCGCCGCTGGATCGACCCGTCGGTGACCGACGAGCACGACCCGCTCTCGCGCGATCCGGCGCTGGACATGTACGAGCCGGCCAACGGCCCGCCCTACGGCGCGGACTTCCTGGCGCGCTTCGAGGCCGCGCAGCGCTCGCGCCTGGAGCGCATCGACCAGTGGGTGGGTGACCGCCTGGCGCGGCTGCGAAGCCTGCGCGAGCCCGGCAGCCCGCGCGACCAGACCTTCCTGATCCACCGCACGCATGCCGACCCGCGCTGCCTGGACCTCTCGCTGGATACCAACGACCGCGACGTGGGCAGCGTCTGGGGCGCAGGCGCGGCCGGCGCCCGCGCGGTGAACTACGCCGCCAGCCAGATGGGCCGCATCACCTCGCTCACGGCCTTTTTGTCGCAGTGGTCGCCGCGCAGCCGCGCCGACGGTCCGGCCAACCTGGCGCGCACCTCGGTGCCGCTGCTGCTGTTCACCTACACCGCCGACCGCTCCACCTTCCCCAGCACACGCGACGCCTGGCTGGCGGCGGGCGGCGACCGCATCCGCAACGTCGACGTGAAGGGCGGCAACCACTACCTGGCCGGCCAGCCGCAGCTGGTGGCGCAGGTGGCCGACGAGATGGCCGCGTGGATGCTGGCGCGCTGA
- a CDS encoding ABC transporter ATP-binding protein: MTPPRLQLARITKRYPAVVANDDVSLTVLPGQTHAVLGENGAGKSTLMKIIYGSVKPDAGQLLWNGRPVTVQGPQEARALGISMVFQHFSLFDTLTVAENVWLGLNKRLSLAEVTQRIQAKAAEYGLDVDPGRPVHTLSVGQMQRVEIIRALLTDPQLLILDEPTSVLTPQAVDKLFVVLRRLAAQGCSILYISHKLHEIRALCDACTVLRAGKVTGECDPRRESNASLSRMMIGAEPPRLQHRQARTGEAVLRVRQLSLPRDTPFGTDLEAVSLEVRAGEVVGIAGVSGNGQRELLYALSGEDTRAQPAMVQVAGRDAARLGPAQRRALGLHFVPEERLGRGAVPTLGLAHNLLLTRTEAVAGGGWIRMGALRQQARQVIERFNVRAGGPDAAARSLSGGNLQKFIVGREIAADPRLLIVSQPTWGVDVGAAAQICAEILRLRDAGCAVLVVSEELEELFEISDRLHVIAKGRLSPSIARADASVERMGEWMSGLWDRPHQEAAQEAARV; encoded by the coding sequence GTGACACCGCCCCGCCTGCAACTGGCCCGCATCACCAAGCGCTATCCGGCGGTGGTGGCCAACGACGACGTTTCGCTCACCGTGCTGCCGGGCCAGACCCACGCCGTGCTGGGCGAGAACGGCGCCGGCAAGTCCACGCTGATGAAGATCATCTACGGCAGCGTCAAGCCCGACGCCGGGCAGCTGCTGTGGAACGGCCGCCCGGTCACGGTGCAGGGACCGCAGGAGGCGAGGGCGCTGGGCATCAGCATGGTGTTCCAGCACTTCAGCCTGTTCGACACGCTCACGGTGGCCGAGAACGTCTGGCTGGGCCTCAATAAGCGCCTGTCGCTGGCCGAGGTGACGCAGCGCATCCAGGCCAAGGCGGCCGAGTACGGGCTGGACGTGGACCCCGGCCGGCCGGTGCACACCCTGTCGGTGGGGCAGATGCAGCGGGTGGAGATCATCCGCGCGCTGCTGACCGACCCGCAGCTGTTGATCCTGGACGAGCCGACCTCGGTGCTGACCCCCCAGGCCGTTGACAAGCTGTTCGTGGTGCTGCGCCGGCTGGCGGCGCAGGGCTGCAGCATCCTCTACATCAGCCACAAGCTGCACGAGATCCGGGCGCTGTGCGACGCCTGCACCGTGCTGCGCGCAGGCAAGGTGACGGGCGAGTGCGACCCGCGCCGTGAGAGCAACGCATCGCTGAGCCGCATGATGATCGGCGCCGAGCCGCCGCGGCTGCAGCACCGGCAGGCCCGCACCGGCGAGGCCGTGCTGCGGGTGCGGCAGCTGAGCCTGCCGCGCGACACGCCCTTCGGCACCGACCTGGAGGCCGTCTCGCTGGAGGTGCGCGCCGGCGAGGTGGTGGGCATCGCCGGCGTCTCGGGCAACGGACAGCGCGAGCTGCTGTATGCCCTGTCGGGCGAGGACACGCGCGCCCAGCCCGCCATGGTGCAGGTGGCCGGGCGCGACGCGGCCCGGCTGGGGCCGGCGCAGCGGCGCGCCCTGGGCCTGCACTTCGTGCCGGAGGAGCGGCTGGGCCGCGGCGCCGTGCCCACGCTGGGCCTGGCGCACAACCTGCTGCTCACGCGCACCGAGGCGGTGGCCGGCGGCGGCTGGATCCGCATGGGCGCGCTGCGTCAGCAGGCGCGCCAGGTGATCGAGCGCTTCAACGTGCGCGCCGGCGGGCCCGACGCGGCGGCGCGCTCGCTCTCGGGCGGCAACCTGCAGAAGTTCATCGTCGGCCGCGAGATCGCCGCCGACCCCAGGCTGCTGATCGTCTCGCAGCCGACCTGGGGCGTGGACGTGGGCGCGGCCGCGCAGATCTGCGCCGAGATCCTGCGGCTGCGCGACGCCGGCTGCGCCGTGCTGGTGGTCAGCGAGGAGCTGGAGGAGCTGTTCGAGATCAGCGACCGCCTGCACGTGATCGCCAAGGGGCGGCTGTCGCCCTCCATCGCCCGCGCCGACGCGAGCGTTGAACGGATGGGCGAATGGATGAGCGGCCTGTGGGACCGTCCGCACCAGGAAGCCGCCCAGGAGGCCGCCCGTGTTTAG
- a CDS encoding ABC transporter permease, translating into MESYALLLAATLNAGTVLAIAALGLLVNEKAGIVNLGAEGMMLCAALAGFATVVHTGSDALGFVAGAAAGALLAAVFGLLVIWLNTNQYATGLALSLFGAGFSAFAGTGYVQAKLPERAQFSIPVLGDLPLVGPALFRQHPMVYAAIALALGLVWFLYRSRAGLVLRSVGESPESAHALGYPVRRIRLLAVVAGGALCGLAGAYLAVIYTPLWVEGMVAGRGWIALALTTFATWRPARVLLGAYLFGGVTMLQFHLQGAGVEVASQFLTMLPYVATIVVLALISRNPAWIRVNMPASLGKPFHPGS; encoded by the coding sequence ATGGAAAGCTACGCGCTGCTGCTGGCCGCCACGCTGAACGCGGGCACGGTGCTGGCCATCGCCGCCCTGGGGCTGCTGGTCAACGAGAAGGCGGGCATCGTCAACCTGGGGGCCGAAGGCATGATGCTGTGCGCCGCGCTGGCGGGCTTCGCCACCGTGGTGCACACCGGCAGCGACGCCCTGGGCTTCGTGGCCGGCGCGGCGGCCGGCGCGCTGCTGGCGGCGGTGTTCGGCCTGCTGGTGATCTGGCTCAACACCAACCAGTACGCCACGGGCCTGGCACTCAGCCTGTTCGGCGCCGGCTTCTCCGCCTTTGCCGGCACCGGCTACGTGCAGGCCAAGCTGCCCGAGCGGGCGCAGTTCTCCATCCCGGTGCTGGGCGACCTGCCGCTGGTGGGGCCGGCGCTGTTCCGCCAGCACCCCATGGTGTACGCGGCCATCGCGCTGGCGCTGGGGCTGGTGTGGTTCCTCTACCGCTCGCGCGCCGGCCTGGTGCTGCGGTCGGTGGGCGAATCGCCCGAGTCGGCCCATGCGCTGGGCTACCCGGTGCGGCGCATCCGGCTGCTGGCGGTGGTGGCGGGCGGCGCGCTGTGCGGCCTGGCCGGCGCCTACCTGGCGGTGATCTACACCCCGCTGTGGGTGGAGGGCATGGTGGCCGGCCGCGGCTGGATCGCGCTGGCGCTGACCACCTTCGCCACCTGGCGGCCGGCCCGCGTGCTGCTGGGCGCCTACCTGTTCGGCGGCGTGACCATGCTGCAGTTCCACCTGCAGGGCGCCGGGGTGGAGGTGGCCAGCCAGTTCCTGACCATGCTGCCCTACGTCGCCACCATCGTGGTGCTGGCGCTGATCTCGCGCAACCCGGCATGGATCCGGGTCAACATGCCGGCCTCGCTGGGGAAGCCCTTCCATCCCGGCTCATAA
- a CDS encoding glycosyltransferase, with product MKAYVTLLSTADYLPGVLCLAKSLRATGTPHPLVVGLSASLPAECDEVLRQAQLPTVRLPAASPVPRTMEQNGHHWGRTFDKLHLFGLAHYSKLVYLDSDMLVLSSLDELFERPHLSAVPAGRLVHPDWDRLNSGLMVIEPDADLPRAIGNRLDNALATAAQAGNQAIGDQDLINAWAPGWPSSGLQLDEGYNVFDSLLDDYLDRGYALPTQPGGDGAKPVKVVHFIGPVKPWHPRALGRHWLRSLQGRTSPAQRQMFRLYRHWLRQPLRPTSAAPYRPAPGA from the coding sequence ATGAAGGCCTATGTCACCTTGTTGAGCACCGCCGACTACCTGCCGGGCGTGCTGTGCCTGGCGAAATCGCTGCGGGCCACCGGCACGCCCCATCCGCTGGTGGTGGGCCTGTCGGCCTCGCTGCCCGCCGAGTGCGACGAGGTACTGCGCCAGGCGCAGCTGCCAACGGTGCGGCTGCCGGCCGCCTCGCCGGTGCCGCGCACCATGGAGCAGAATGGCCACCACTGGGGCCGCACCTTCGACAAGCTGCACCTGTTCGGCCTGGCGCACTACAGCAAGCTGGTCTACCTGGACAGCGACATGCTGGTGTTGTCTTCCCTGGATGAGCTGTTCGAGCGGCCGCACCTGTCGGCCGTGCCGGCGGGACGCCTGGTCCATCCGGACTGGGATCGGCTCAATTCCGGGTTGATGGTGATCGAACCCGACGCGGACCTGCCCCGGGCCATCGGCAACCGCCTGGACAATGCGCTGGCCACGGCGGCCCAGGCCGGCAACCAGGCGATCGGCGACCAGGACCTGATCAACGCCTGGGCCCCGGGCTGGCCCTCCAGCGGCCTGCAGCTGGACGAGGGCTACAACGTGTTCGACAGCCTGCTGGACGACTACCTGGACCGCGGTTACGCGCTGCCGACGCAGCCGGGCGGGGACGGCGCCAAGCCGGTCAAGGTGGTGCACTTCATCGGGCCGGTCAAGCCCTGGCATCCGCGGGCGCTGGGGCGCCACTGGCTGCGCAGCCTGCAGGGCCGCACCTCACCGGCGCAGCGGCAGATGTTCCGCCTGTACCGGCACTGGCTGCGCCAGCCGCTCAGGCCCACATCCGCTGCGCCTTATCGTCCAGCTCCTGGCGCTTGA
- a CDS encoding ABC transporter permease: protein MFRLEPRPQASAFWSLASPLLALAVTVVIGTLLFLALGKDPVRGLQVFFWEPVKTPYALGELMVKATPLLLIALGLAVCFRSNVWNIGAEGQFVIGAIFAGGVALLAGKDSSRWIVLAILLAGLAGGMLWAGVTALLRDRFNANEILVSLMLVYVAEQLLFYLVFGPWKDPGGFNFPQTRTFESVTQVPRLMQGSRVSIGLLVALAGVAVLWVYLFRTRAGFAQQVGGLAPAAARYAGFSSRRALWTALLVSGGAAGVAGALEVAGPIGQLTPYVPAGYGFAAIIVAFVGRLHPVGMVFSAILMSMFYIGGELAQSRLGLPKSLTGVFQGLLLFTLLACDTLLAYRVRWAALPRAA, encoded by the coding sequence GTGTTTAGGCTGGAGCCGCGCCCCCAGGCCTCGGCCTTCTGGAGCCTGGCCTCGCCGCTGCTGGCGCTGGCGGTCACGGTGGTGATCGGCACGCTGCTGTTCCTGGCGCTGGGCAAGGACCCGGTGCGCGGCCTGCAGGTCTTCTTCTGGGAGCCGGTCAAGACGCCCTATGCGCTGGGCGAGCTGATGGTCAAGGCCACGCCGCTGCTGCTGATCGCGCTGGGCCTGGCGGTGTGCTTCCGCTCCAACGTGTGGAACATCGGCGCCGAGGGCCAGTTCGTCATCGGCGCCATCTTCGCCGGCGGCGTGGCCCTGCTGGCCGGCAAGGACAGCAGCCGCTGGATCGTGCTGGCCATCCTGCTGGCCGGGCTGGCCGGCGGCATGCTGTGGGCCGGCGTCACGGCGCTGCTGCGCGACCGCTTCAACGCCAACGAGATCCTGGTCAGCCTGATGCTGGTGTACGTGGCCGAGCAGCTGCTGTTCTACCTGGTGTTCGGCCCGTGGAAGGACCCGGGCGGCTTCAACTTCCCGCAGACCCGCACCTTCGAGTCGGTCACGCAGGTCCCGCGCCTGATGCAGGGCTCGCGGGTGAGCATAGGGCTGCTGGTCGCCCTGGCGGGTGTGGCGGTGCTGTGGGTCTATCTGTTCCGCACGCGCGCCGGCTTCGCCCAGCAGGTGGGCGGGCTGGCGCCGGCGGCGGCCCGCTACGCCGGCTTCTCCTCGCGCCGCGCGCTGTGGACGGCGCTGCTGGTCTCGGGCGGCGCGGCCGGCGTGGCTGGCGCGCTGGAGGTGGCCGGGCCCATCGGCCAGCTCACGCCCTACGTGCCGGCGGGCTACGGCTTCGCCGCCATCATCGTGGCCTTCGTCGGGCGGCTGCACCCGGTGGGCATGGTGTTCTCGGCCATCCTCATGAGCATGTTCTACATCGGCGGCGAGCTGGCGCAGTCGCGCCTGGGCCTGCCCAAGTCGCTGACCGGCGTGTTCCAGGGCCTGCTGCTGTTCACGCTGCTGGCCTGCGACACCCTGCTGGCCTACCGCGTCCGCTGGGCCGCCCTGCCGAGGGCCGCCTGA
- the xdhB gene encoding xanthine dehydrogenase molybdopterin binding subunit, with the protein MNAREKEFTSASGGGPAGPADAGERNLAPATQSPHAPASPAPAVGSSRPHESARAQVAGLATYIDDLPELKGTLHAAPILSPVAHGRLRSVDARAALQLPGVRGVVLAADIPGDPVLATFVHDEPIFARDTVQHAGQVIGLVVAESVMEARRAARQVRLDIEALPAVLDVRQAHAARSYVLPPVTVRRGEPEAALARSPHRLSGRLEVGGQEHFYLEGQVAYAIPLEQDQWHIHSSTQHPGEVQHWVAHALGLENNAVTVECRRMGGGFGGKETQAGHMAVWAALAARKLRRPVKLRLDRDDDFMVTGKRHPFAYDWEVGFDGGGRITGLKLAMLANCGFSADLSGPVADRAIFHTDNAYFLSDVEIASYRCRTNVQSHTAFRGFGGPQGVILIEAILGDIARHLALDPLDVRMRNLYGAGDGRDVTHYRMKVEDNILQPLLSRLEQSSQYRRRRQAIAAWNAGSSVIKRGIAITPVKFGISFTATFFNQAGALVHVFTDGSVQLNHGGTEMGQGLHTKIMQLVADELGVPFERVRVTATETGKVPNASATAASSGTDLNGRAAQFAARNIKGNLAAFVAGLDGCGAGAVSFQAGQVVSPKQTRSFDQVVKLAYANRIQLWSDGFYRTPKIHYDKVTLTGRPFYYFSYGAACSEVAIDALTGESRVLAVDILHDVGHSINPALDIGQIEGGFIQGMGWLTTEQLVWNARGELATHAPSTYKIPATGDLPARWQVELWPEPNPEDNVGRSKAVGEPPFMLAISVWEAIRDAVAAGGGEPRALAAPATAEQVLRALGDGPASGTTPG; encoded by the coding sequence ATGAATGCCCGCGAGAAGGAATTCACCTCCGCCTCCGGCGGCGGGCCCGCCGGTCCGGCCGATGCCGGCGAGCGCAACCTGGCGCCCGCCACGCAGTCGCCGCACGCACCGGCCAGCCCGGCGCCGGCCGTCGGCAGCTCGCGCCCGCACGAGAGCGCCCGCGCGCAGGTGGCCGGACTGGCCACCTACATCGACGACCTCCCCGAGCTCAAGGGCACACTGCATGCGGCGCCCATCCTGTCGCCGGTGGCGCACGGCCGGCTGCGCAGTGTCGATGCCCGGGCGGCGCTGCAGCTGCCCGGCGTGCGCGGCGTGGTGCTGGCGGCCGACATCCCCGGCGACCCGGTGCTGGCCACCTTCGTGCACGACGAACCCATCTTCGCGCGGGACACCGTGCAGCACGCGGGCCAGGTCATCGGCCTGGTGGTGGCCGAGTCGGTGATGGAGGCGCGCCGCGCGGCACGCCAGGTCCGGCTGGACATCGAGGCGCTGCCGGCCGTGCTGGACGTGCGCCAGGCCCATGCGGCGCGCAGCTACGTGCTGCCGCCGGTGACCGTGCGCCGCGGCGAGCCCGAGGCGGCGCTGGCGCGCTCGCCGCACCGGCTGTCCGGCCGGCTGGAGGTGGGCGGCCAGGAACACTTCTACCTGGAAGGCCAGGTGGCCTACGCCATCCCGCTGGAGCAGGACCAGTGGCACATCCACTCCAGCACCCAGCACCCGGGCGAGGTCCAGCACTGGGTGGCGCATGCGCTGGGCCTGGAGAACAACGCCGTCACGGTGGAATGCCGGCGCATGGGCGGCGGCTTCGGCGGCAAGGAGACCCAGGCCGGCCACATGGCCGTATGGGCGGCGCTGGCGGCGCGCAAGCTGCGCCGCCCGGTCAAGCTGCGGCTGGACCGCGACGACGACTTCATGGTGACGGGCAAGCGCCACCCCTTCGCCTACGACTGGGAGGTGGGCTTCGACGGCGGCGGCCGCATCACCGGGCTCAAGCTGGCCATGCTGGCCAACTGCGGCTTCTCGGCCGACCTGTCGGGCCCGGTGGCCGACCGCGCCATCTTCCACACCGACAACGCCTATTTCCTGTCCGACGTGGAGATCGCGTCCTACCGCTGCAGGACCAACGTGCAGAGCCACACCGCCTTCCGCGGCTTCGGCGGGCCACAGGGCGTGATCCTGATCGAGGCCATCCTGGGCGACATCGCCCGGCACCTGGCGCTGGACCCGCTGGACGTGCGTATGCGCAACCTCTACGGCGCGGGCGACGGGCGCGACGTCACGCACTACCGGATGAAGGTGGAGGACAACATCCTGCAGCCGCTGCTGTCCCGGCTGGAGCAGTCCTCCCAGTACCGCCGCCGCCGGCAGGCCATCGCGGCCTGGAACGCCGGCAGCTCCGTCATCAAGCGCGGCATCGCCATCACGCCGGTCAAGTTCGGCATCAGCTTCACCGCCACCTTCTTCAACCAGGCCGGCGCCCTGGTGCACGTGTTCACCGACGGCAGCGTGCAGCTCAACCACGGCGGCACCGAGATGGGCCAGGGCCTGCACACCAAGATCATGCAGCTGGTCGCCGACGAGCTGGGCGTGCCGTTCGAGCGGGTGCGCGTCACCGCGACCGAGACCGGCAAGGTGCCCAACGCCTCGGCCACCGCCGCCTCCAGCGGCACCGACCTGAACGGCCGCGCGGCGCAGTTCGCGGCGCGAAACATCAAGGGCAACCTGGCGGCCTTCGTCGCCGGGCTGGATGGCTGCGGGGCCGGCGCGGTGAGCTTCCAGGCCGGCCAGGTGGTCTCGCCCAAGCAGACGCGCAGCTTCGACCAGGTGGTCAAGCTGGCCTACGCCAACCGCATCCAGCTGTGGAGCGACGGCTTCTACCGCACGCCCAAGATCCACTACGACAAGGTGACGCTCACCGGCCGGCCGTTCTACTACTTCAGCTACGGCGCCGCCTGCAGCGAGGTGGCGATCGACGCGCTGACCGGCGAGAGCCGGGTGCTGGCGGTGGACATCCTGCACGACGTGGGCCACAGCATCAACCCGGCCCTGGACATTGGCCAGATCGAGGGCGGCTTCATCCAGGGCATGGGCTGGCTGACCACCGAGCAGCTGGTGTGGAACGCCAGGGGCGAGCTGGCGACGCATGCGCCCAGCACCTACAAGATCCCCGCCACCGGCGACCTGCCGGCGCGCTGGCAGGTCGAGCTCTGGCCCGAGCCCAACCCCGAGGACAACGTGGGCCGCAGCAAGGCGGTGGGCGAGCCCCCCTTCATGCTGGCGATCAGCGTGTGGGAGGCGATCCGCGACGCGGTGGCGGCCGGCGGCGGCGAGCCCCGCGCCCTGGCGGCACCGGCAACTGCCGAGCAGGTGCTGCGGGCCTTGGGCGACGGGCCGGCGTCCGGGACAACCCCGGGTTGA